From Salvia splendens isolate huo1 chromosome 3, SspV2, whole genome shotgun sequence, a single genomic window includes:
- the LOC121794839 gene encoding KH domain-containing protein HEN4-like — MSQRGRGPHGVSDYSASEGGKRRNGIDENSIGMEHTVYRYLCPLRKIGSIIGIGGDIAKQLRSETHAKIRISETIPGCDERVVTIYSTSDETNSYENEQVSPAQDALFRVHGKVVAEEQPANGGTSEESLQITVRLLVPSDQIGCVIGKGGQIVQNIRNETHAQIRILGSDHLPPCALSSDELIQINGEATVVKNALCQVAFRLHDYPSRSQQSILTLPSIYRSGISFNSPNLGGVPASLMGPYRNHRKDGREWSSVAREFSLRLVCPTENLGAVIGKGGSVIKQIRQDSGAFIVVDSGGADGDDCIISVSAMEMLEAPSRTIDAIMRLQPRCSEKIERDSGEPVITTRLLVPSSRIGCIIGKGGAIIKEMRSSSRANIRIFSDENIPKVASEDDEMVQVSGELNAAKNAMLQVMQRLRANILESDGSSSAFPILEAFQGQAYVNRDNRKHNHVHSAYSGGYSSKTLPQTDNYGSCDDPQMVHGSGYEAYAAY; from the exons ATGAGCCAACGAGGAAGGGGACCTCATGGTGTATCTGATTATTCTGCAAGTGAAGGAGGGAAAAGAAGAAATGGGATTGATGAAAATTCGATTGGAATGGAGCATACAGTTTATCGATATTTATGCCCGTTGAGGAAAATTGGGAGCATTATTGGCATTGGTGGGGATATTGCCAAGCAGCTGAGATCTGAAACCCATGCAAAGATAAGGATTAGTGAGACCATCCCTGGCTGCGATGAACGTGTTGTCACCATCTACAGTACGAGCGATGAGACCAACAGTTATGAAAATGAACAAGTTTCCCCTGCTCAGGATGCCTTGTTTAGGGTGCATGGCAAGGTGGTGGCCGAGGAGCAGCCTGCGAATGGTGGCACTTCTGAGGAGTCCCTGCAGATCACAGTGCGATTGCTTGTTCCATCGGATCAGATAGGTTGTGTGATTGGCAAGGGTGGGCAGATAGTTCAGAATATACGCAATGAAACTCATGCTCAGATCAGAATCTTGGGCAGCGACCATTTACCGCCTTGTGCTCTGAGCTCTGATGAGCTCATCCAG ATAAATGGCGAAGCTACTGTTGTGAAGAATGCCCTCTGTCAAGTGGCTTTTCGTCTTCATGATTACCCCTCCCGGTCACAGCAGTCAATATTGACTTTGCCAAGCATATATAGATCTGGAATTTCATTTAATAGCCCGAATCTTGGTGGGGTGCCGGCCTCCTTGATGGGTCCTTACAGGAATCACAGAAAAGACGGCAGAGAATGGTCTTCTGTTGCCAGAGAATTCTCACTTCGTTTAGTTTGTCCAACTGAAAATCTTGGTGCTGTGATTGGTAAAGGTGGTTCTGTTATTAAACAAATAAGACAGGACTCGGGTGCGTTTATTGTAGTTGATAGTGGTGGTGCTGACGGAGATGACTGTATAATATCGGTTTCTGCTATGGAG ATGCTCGAAGCACCATCCCGAACTATAGATGCAATAATGCGGTTGCAACCACGGTGTAGTGAGAAAATAGAAAGAGATTCAGGCGAACCTGTGATCACAACTCGTTTGCTGGTTCCGAGCTCAAGAATTGGATGCATCATTGGCAAAGGTGGGGCAATCATAAAAGAGATGAGAAGTAGCTCTAGAGCAAATATTCGAATTTTTTCTGATGAAAACATTCCCAAAGTTGCATCCGAAGACGATGAGATGGTCCAG GTAAGTGGAGAACTGAATGCCGCTAAAAATGCTATGTTACAAGTAATGCAGCGGCTGAGGGCCAACATACTTGAGAGTGATGGAAGCTCGTCAGCATTTCCTATACTTGAGGCGTTTCAAGGGCAAGCATACGTAAATCGTGATAACAGAAAGCATAATCATGTACATTCAGCTTACTCCGGTGGGTACAGTAGCAAAACCTTGCCTCAAACCGACAATTATGGGAGCTGCGATGATCCTCAG ATGGTGCACGGGAGCGGTTATGAAGCATATGCTGCTTATTAA